The Triticum urartu cultivar G1812 chromosome 5, Tu2.1, whole genome shotgun sequence genome contains the following window.
GATCATACCGCCGCTCGTTTCTGAATATTGAATGGATAAACCGACAAAGATCAGCCGTTCCCGCGGGCAGTTCTATCGCGTTAACCGCTGTCGTCTGATCGTCTAGCTATTTTCAAAAATGCTAGACGTACGGgattttttttttgcgggtggtACGGGATTTTTTTTACAAGAATTAACGGACTAACCTTTCCTCCCTCACTAATCTTTCCCCCTGATTTTCAGGGTGGGACCCGCTTCATCTTAACAACCAATCAACGCACCCGACCTCAGCCTAGCCTATAAAACTCATGTAAAACCCTTGTAAATATAGCATTGCTGAGCTATTTTCCTGCTTCCCTCGCAACATCTATCATGATGTGCTACGCCCCATTGCAACATCCGCCATATTGCGTTGTGTTCTTTGATTCTTTCGCAGCACCTGATCGTGACGCTAACAGATCCTGTGTTGCGCTCGGTTGCCGGCACACGACTCATGTTGCACCAACATATGTGTGTAGTGGGAGGGTGTTGCGCGCCACACTATCAAAGACCGACCAGATGCTCATGGAGGCGATCGACATGCACCAAAAGTCATTCCAGTGTTTCCAAATGTTTTCCATATTATATTCGATACAAGACTACGTCAAATATATTTTTGCATTCTTAGACTTGTTGGCTTTACCCTCTCCAAGGAAAGAGAGCCCCTTTTTTGTGTGTAAAGAAAGAAAGCCCTTGCTGGAATTCTCACTGGCCAGTAAGTGGGTTTGAAAATAGTTTTCAACCTACAATTGACGCGCCACGGTAGCACGGAGATGTGTTGTGTACGTCCTGAACCTCCCTGTCTTGTATCCTCCACGGTCGGTGTGCTACAAAGTGGCGACCAGTCATGCACAAAGGCAAAGAGTACAAAACAAATCTTAAACTTGTAGACGAAAGCTAAATCAAACCATGAACTCCTAATCCTCGAACTCAGCACAACAAACTCTATGACCCGATCTATTTTGAACCTTGGGAGCGTTTAGCTCTTCTTTTCAGCAATTGAGATCGTTTAGCTGTTATTCGTTGATGTGACAAGACAGACCTTGGGATTGTTGACTGGGTTGTGTGTTCCTCACTTTGTTTTCATTGCTTGTATTTGTTtcctttttcccttttctttATTTCTTCATTGGTTTCTTCGGGTTATTTTCTTCATTATAGTTCGGTTTTTTTTCTTTGGTTATCTGGTTTTCttttgtttccttttcttttttgcactcgtttttcttttgtttctttctcAATTTTCTTCCACAGTTTTCAACACAAGTCTACGTTTTCCGTACACATCAGCTACATTTTGGTGCACATTTAATAGTTGTAAAATACACAATTAACATTTTCTTCAAATATATGGTTGATGCCAATTTTCTTTTTTATACACATtatacattttttgtatacatcagCACCATTGCACATTTTCATATACATCAGGAACATTTCTTAAAAATTGTGTGTGTTTTATGTCTACTTTTTTACAAACACCTTCTACATTTTTTTGTAGACCAGGAACATTGTTTTATACATATTTAACATTTtctaaatacatgattaacattttttgatATTTACTTTTGATGTCTACTTTTTTCATACACGCtgtacattttttgtatacattaGTAACATTGtttatacatgtttaacattttaaATGTATGATTAACAATTTTCATTTCATTTTTTGATGTCTATTCTTTCAAACACCTTGTGCATTTCTTGGAATACATCAAGAACACTTTTTATATAGGTTTAACATTTCTTAAATACGTGGTTATTTTTTTTTCATATTTATGTTATGATATCTAATTTCTTTTCACACACTTTGTACATTTTTCGTATACATTAGAATTTTCTTTTTGTACATGTTTACAATATTTTCAAATATAAACAAAATAAGGATGGACAGGGTGGGTCACGCCCAACCGGCTATCTCCCTCAGCCACAACCAACAATCCCGGGTTCGACCTGCCACCTTGACCATCCCTGTTTGTGAACACTCCCAAGGTTTAAATTAGACTGGGGTGATTTTGGGGATTAGGAGTTCAAAGCACGATTTAGTTTTCGTCTACTAGTTTAAGGTTTGTTTTGGACCTTTTTTCTGCATGGAGCGGCAAAACAACTATGGGTCCTATCATACTGACCTAGCTGCTCCCCACGCATTGTGCATCGTGCGTGGTCGCCAATGTCCGGAACAGTTGACGCCTTGTGTTGTCGCGATGCTTCGGCCCCCCAAGTCCTATTTGAAGCATTAGTTGCTAGATCGCACAAAACGCTAGGGATTTGGGTCGACCAATTTAGTATGTTCTGGTTACTCTACTTTTTTGAAATAAACATCACCTTTATTAATTAGTAATGATTGTTACATCGTCAATAAGAAAAGGTACAATGTCACTTATAGGCTTGTCAAACCAAAATCCCTAGTGACGGAAAAATTCGCTAGGCTAGCAAGTTCGTGAGCCACCTTATTTGCTTCCCTATTACAATGTTCAAACCTAATAAGAGGAAAATCACAAGCTATGAAATAGCAATCATCGGACACTATTGTCGCCGCTCCCGCCGAATGTCCCCCACTATTCAGTGTGTCAATCATCTCCATATTGTCAGAATTAACAACGAGACGATTGTAACCCGCCTTTTATGCAAGAAATAGACCGAACCTTAAAGCCAACGATTCTGCTGTTACTCTTTAGAAACATTATAGAATGTTATGTGTTGGTTTTTTCTTTATCTACCACTTTTTAAggtttttcttatttttttgatTTTCCCTAAAAAAAATAAGAATCTAAAAAATGGTAGTGTTTTTAGAAACAGTTCATGTTTTAAAAATATTCAAGATTTCAAAAATGCTCCTGTTATAATAAGTTTTTTATAAAAATTAGTTCATTCTATAAAAATCACGTTTTAACAAAATGTCTGTGTTTCCAAAAAATCATAATTTCCAGAAATCCTTCAAATTTAAAAAATATATTCGCATTTCCAAAAAATGATTGAAATTTCAAAAATTGTACATGTTTATAAGTTTTCAAAAAATGATCGAATAAGAAAAAGATTAAAAACCCAATTGCTACAATGACCGTGTCGCCACAATGCTTGTCACAGTAAAAAAGACTATGCACAAATCTATGCGTCTGGCCGACGGCACAAAGAGCGGTCAATAGGAGCTCTCATTCGCCACACCTTGGTGGTGCTAGCGGCAACGGGAGCTCCTCATCAACGCCTTTAGCACGAATAGGAGGTGGTGCATCTGAGTGGGCTGCAACCCAGTATCTCACCCTTCGCTGGCTCCTCCGCTTATTTGCCTCATGTAGCCGCCGCCTCCCTAGCTGTTCGCTTCTTTTCTGCTGCTGGATTAATTACTCGATCCTCTCGCTTCCGCATCGATCTCCGACCCTGTACGTGCACAATGCATTCCAGCACGTGTGCAAAATCCTTCAAGGTTCATCAGAGCCATTTTGACCGGAGTCCGACCAAGAGCAGATCGAGCAGCACACGATCGAGGGTGGCCAACGAGGCGGCGGTCGCGCTTCGTTCACACCGATTCACATCAGTCTTTTTCTCACAACTGGTTGTCTTTTTCTTAATTTTAAAGAAATCAGGAAAATTTAGAATGTTCAGAAATTATGAAAAACTTTGTAATGCAAAAAAATTGtgaattaaaaaatgttcatgaatttgaaaaaaaatcatgcatccaaaaaaggttcacaaatttgaaaaagaAACAAAGATTAAATACACTTTTTAAGAATATGATGAAAGTTTTCAAAAATATATGTTGAGCACTTATTTGAATACAGACTTAATATTCTTTGAGAATACGATGAACATTTCCATTTTTTGAAAAATTACACAATGAAATTTTTTAAATGCATgatgaacaatttttaaaataCACATTGAGAATTTTCAAAATAGATGATGAATCATTTTCAAAATCCACGTCAAGACAAAACACAATAAATTATTTTTAACAGAAAAATGAACATTTTGTAAAAGTATTGAATTAACTTTTTTTTGAAATACATGAAATACATTTTTTAAACATTATGGACATTTTGACATATATGTACACAAAGTAACTGAAATAACAGAAACAAAAAAAGGGGAAACACATTTTGTTGCAATGAACAGATTTTGCACAAAACAcatttttgaaaaatatttgaacttcttgttacacatgtgaacatttttttcaaTACATGGAATTTTATTTCGAGCGATTTGAGAACACATTTAATAAGAGTTGAACAATATCATAACAGGTTCGAGAGCAATTTGTTCATAATCGTAAAAATTATTCGCATCTTCCACAAAATCTGTGCAATCTCATTGAAAATGTCCGTGCATGTGTATTTGCCTAATATTGTAAATATTTATAACATAATAACTAAAAGTAAAAAAAAGAAGGAGGAATGGCAGAAGGAAAggaaaaataaagaaaaataaagGAGGAATGGCAGAAGgaaaggaaaaataaataaaataaaataaaataaataaaaagaaaaataaaaagaacagGAAAGGAAATAAAGGCAGAACAATAAAAACCGAGGAAAAAAATAAAGGACCCTCATAAGTGCGACACGTGTGGCACGAACACATGGCAACTTCGAACACTTTTTATGTCAATTTTAGTGACGCAAGGATGACAACTTTAGTTGTCAAGCATAACAACTTCTTTTCAGATGACAAGTTTCAGTTTATTTTTGGTTTATTTTTTCTTTTCGGATGGCAATTGTAGCAGTAAAAACCGTCAGGGCTGGAGTGCTTAGTGCCAAACGTGTGACACTTACCATTTGAAAAAACTAGATGAAACTCCGCAAGTTGTTGTGGGAATATGTTGCAATATATTCTAATGTGATTTGGTTGTAtggaacatgaagatttggaatAACAtgacattttttttgaaaatacaAATGATTTATTGTGTAAAATTATTGTATAGTTATTTTTTTTGTTAAATATGAATAAAATGAAAagtttcatgcatgtttgcaTGTTGAGGTAGCTTTTACTTATGCATGGTTGCATGTTAAGGTGGGTCTTTTTTCATCTTTGTTGAATGATGaggtggcatgcttgcatgttgagagaaataagGCCGCGTTCGGCAGTCCACCGCTCCTTCAAATGCAGAATCTACGGAGCAGCTGTTAGCTTGCTTCAAGGATTATAACTCCAGCTCGGTCCGCACTCGGAGCCGAGCGGAGCGGAGGGACACCGAACACACCCTAAGTTAGTGTGGCTAgttatttagatatagaagaagATAAAAGCTGGGCATAAAATCGAGCTATTGCTAAAAACCGGATTTGACAAAAACGTAGCGAAAACTGACAAAAACATGTTTTTTTAGGGCTACAAAAAAAACTGTTTATTACGCTAGGGACCGCTCCGGGGAGCTCCTAGAGCGCCGGTTCGGCTTACTGGCGCCTGAAGGAGTTgctactgggccggcccagcaaaAGTTCATTCGATAGAGCTAGCACGTGGGTAGCGCTAGAGggaaaaaaattccaaaaatgttGTTCTTGTGAGGGATCGAACTCCCGCTGTTACAGAAACATACGAGTATCCCTAAACACCTGATCTACTGCTTCCTATTGACTTATTTCAGCGTAAAGCGTTTAAGGACATTTATAGCCGTGTACTTTATTGCACGCATGCCATTAACTGTAGCGCTTTGATTTTTCAATTATTTGTAAACATTATCAAAAAAGTACATTGGTTTTGAAAAGAACAtaaaaatttgaaaaaagttgAGCAATTTGAGAAACTTCACAATTTTGAGAAAAAAGTTAACCTGTTTTGAAAAATAGTTCACAAATCTTGAAAAAAAGTTCACGGATTTAAAAAAAGTTCACGggtttaaaaaaagttcatcgattttagaaaaagttcaccgatttgaaaaaaagttcatcaatttgaaATAAGTTCATCGAAATTGCAAACAATCTTCATCGTatctgaaaaaagttcatcaaaattgTAAATTAGTTCaccgaatttgaaaaaaagttcatcaaaattcaaaaaagttcatgtatttcgaaaagagttcatcgatttttaaaagagttcatcgatttttaaaaaagttcatcgattttgaaaagagttcatcgattttgaaaagagttcatcgattttgaaaaagttcatcggttttgaaaaagaattcatcaattttgaaaagagatcatcggttttgaaaaaagttcatcggtttGAAAAAAAGATTTCGAAAagagttcattgattttgaaaatgttcatcgatttgaaaaagagttcatcgattttgaaaaagttcatcaataTTGAAAAGAGATCATCGGTTTTGAAAAAGATTTcaaaaagagttcatcgatttgaaaaagagttcattgatttgaaaaaagagttcatcgatttCGAAAAGAGTGCGTCGATTTTGGAAAAAAGATCATCGGTTTTGAAAAAAgggttcatcgattttgaaaaataagttcacgaatttgaaaagGTTCATGGGATTTTGATAAAAAAAAGAGCTCACACATTTaacaaagaaaaaggaaaaggaaaaagggAACAAAACCCTTCCAACAATGGAGAAAAAGAACAAAgcaaaaggaaaaaaatgaagaaaaacaGCGAGACGAAAGAAAAGAGTGAAGAAGATGTAAGTGAACACATCTGACGGGATGGCCTGGTGGTTACTGCATTCTATGGTAGAATGCAGAATAAAAGTGTGTTCGAATCCCGCACCCACGCACTTTTCATTTTTGCGGAATAAAAGCAGAACGTAGATGGGCCGAGCCCAAGTCGCTGCGAGGGGTATGCGCCCGTTAGGGAAAACAACTAAAACGGGCGCAGCGGGCGCCGTTTAGGAAATGCCAGCGCTCCGACCGTTTCGTGCTACTGGCCGGCCTGCTTATCCGGCTCTCACGGGCTCACCAAGCCCAGCCCAGACCAAGTTCTTCTCTCTTCCTCTTTTTTGCCTTTTCTTCTCCgcaaagaaagaaaaaaactcagcagaaccacaagagaagagagagagagagagagcctgAGCAGCGACGATGTCGAGCTTGATGACGAAGAAGGAGATCGGGCAGACCCACGACGTGCTCCGCTTCGGCGTCAACGACAGCGTCAGGGCCGACATCGCGCCGGCGCACCCCGTCCAGGCCACCATCCATAAGGTGAGCCCGTTCGTTCCCGCCCGGGGCCTCGAAACCCTAGCTCTGAATCTGACTGTTTCGTGGGTACGCGCCGTGCAGGAGACCAAGTTCTGGGACGAGAAGAAGAGGTTCGGGACCGAGGCCATCTACGGGTCCGCCTTCAACATCCGCAAGGACCTGGACGCCCAAATCCTCTCCAGGTTCGCTCTCTCGCTGCCCCCTCCTTTCCCCTCCTGGAAATAGGTTTTGGCTAACTACTAAGAGTCATTCGTAGCCGATGTGGTCATTCATAATTGTTTGGCCATCCAATTGGGCAGCTGCAATTTGTTGGGGTCGTGAATTTCACCTTACCGTGAGAACCAGATGTGCTAATAATATCTTGTAGTCCATGTGTTAATATCTCGGAAATTCGACATGGGTTGTAGGGTTATATGCTCTCATTATCCAGATCACATATACCAATCAGGACCGTCTCCCGGAAATTCGTAACGGGATGTATTCTTCTGGTGGCTAGGCACACTGCAATTGGTACCAATtaggattgcattaggtgcggccCTTCCCATCATCCTTATGAACTCCATGAACAACCATTCCAAGGTCTCAACCTGCTCATagtacacatcatacatagtagTGATAGTCTGCAACACAAATAGCACGAATGGTTCGTACAAGTTAGTTCTACAAGTTGTGTCGAACGTGATTACATCATCAAAGCACCTGTACTGCATCCTATAATTCCTGCTCGTCTACTACATCAGATTCTTTATCCAACTCCCGGGATTAGCATAAACCTTAAACAAGAATTCTGGATCCTTGGCTCCAATCTCATTAAAAACCTCTAGTGTCTTCCTGACATCAGCATCTGCTTCGTCTTTGCCAATCTGCCCACGCAGGTTCCTAAGATTATTCTGTTTTGTTTTTCCAAGGAAAAAGATTAGTCGTTTCAGCAACAAACTATCTTACCTGCAAATTGAATCTACGGGGAAATCCATTGGCTCATCCGCTACCTTCTTCATGTATGTTAGGCCGACACCTTCCCACGTTTGACTGTCGTGTTGAGGTCCTCTCCCGTGCAACATTAAGACAAAGGAGAAGAGCAATGGGACCAGGTACCAAAAGCCACACACCATGATGCTTGCAAGATTTTTATTCTTTTCCATGGTCCATCTACGAGGCATTACCTGCACCATCAGTAGATGATTTCTGGTTGCGGAGGTGCTCCATCCTTCAAACGGGTCTGCCAGAACATAGCTCAGGACGTCAGTATGGGCTACCACTGTAGATGTAAAGAACGGAATAGTTGTTTCAATACGCCAATTTATGTTGCTCGCCCTGGTAGCATTAAATCATATTGGCACGGGATCCACACTGGAGACCATCTGGCCCAGATAATAGGATCATATACTCGTATGAGCCATAATGCCATGTCCATATCTCCGCTGTTGGTAGTGATATGTATGTTTTCTCTCTGTTAGATAGCCCTGACAGCAACTATGTAGTCTTGTTAGTGATATGTGTACTTTCTCTGCTCAATGGCCCTCACTGCAGCTATGTAGTCATGTTAGGTTTTGTTCAAGCTGGATTCAGTTGGCAGCAATTGAGCAGGCGTCGGGATACTTGGTTATCTTTTGAGGCTTTTTATCATATTGTAAAGTTGTTTTGCGCAAAACCGTAAAATAAAATGTAATGCTTTCTTTTGCTGCAAATGTATTCATATTGTCGTGTGTCATTCTGTTTGCAGGAAGCTCGTTTTCTTGTACGGTACAGTTACTTATTAAGTTCTTGTGCTGCATGTTTGGTTGTTGGTTGTGTGTAAATATGCATGCTTGCGTGCTTAAATGATTAATTGCAATATTATGACTGGTACTTGAGGCCTTCTGTTAGTCTTTTCATCCAAGAGTATTTCCATAGAATAGATCAAGCACATGGGTTTGCTACCCTCGGAATAACTGAATCTCTTCTTCTGTTTGAATGCACAAACATGTCTTGAGGTTTTTATCTGTCCACATGTTCCTTCTAGCAATCAGTACATCAATCCAAGGACAAGAGAGGGCAGAGAACATGCGAGTTACATTTTGTTTATACGCTTTTGAACTTCATGTGTACTTGTCCTAAAAAAATATTCTTAAAAATATATAGGCGTTAAGCTTTTTTGTCTCACACTACAAACGTTTGATTGATGACTTGTGTGTTTCCAGGTTCCAAAGGCCCCCAGGTGCATTGCCATCATCTATGCTAGGATATGAGGCAATGACAGGTTCCTTGGATGATTTTGGATTTGAAGATTACCTTAACTGTAAGCATTGCCATCCTTTTGCTCTACATCAATCTCTTGCTTTGCCGCTTCATAACGCTGCAAGCATTCGTGCAGAACTTGCTAGTAATGAATTGATTAGTTGGAGTTAGGATGGACTGTTATCTTTAAACTTCTCTAAGCTTTGATGAGCACTAGCTTCTTTGCTCACAGTGCAACACACCCGAGCAAAATTTATTGATCTGATGGGGGAGTGCTCCTGGGAAAAAGCGATTTCTTGGGAAATCAAGATTTATGGTTTATCAAAATGGTTCTGTTGCTCATTTTTCATACTTCTGGTTACTTAGACGAGCATAGATTTGTGCTGTAGAATATACTCGAAGAGATCATCATTATGTTATTAAAAACAACAACTGTATTTACAAGGTAGGTAGCTAATGGTTctcattctactccctccgttcccaaatatttgtctttctaggcatttcaaatggacacaacatacggatgtatgtagacttattttagagtgtagattcactcattttgctccgaatgtagtcactcgttgaaatctctagaaagacaaatatttgggaacggagggagtattttagAGGAATCTATTCAATAGCTGACAACAAAGTGTTGGCAGTAAACGAACCAATCTTGTGTCCCTCAGTTGTAAAATACTAGCTTAGTTACGCATATGGTTTGTATGGCAAAGAGTGCAGCACCCTGTTCATCATTTTTCCTTTGTGCTTACCACTATGAGGTCTGCGCCGGTGGCTTAAGAAAATGGATGGCTTTCAGTGCAACGTTTGTCCACGCAAATTGCAACTATTCTACTCCCGCCAATCCGAATTAATTGACGCGGCCCGTATACAATGTCTGCGTCGATTAAGtcggatcggagggagtatatgtcGTTTCCATTGCGAGAAATTTCACCAGTGCTTGTGTTGATATTTTGTTTGCTTGTCCACTTTGCAGTGCCCCAGGACTCTGACAGCCTGCGCATACCGGACATGCACCACGGGATGGAGGTTCGGCTTGGCCTGTCGAAGGGCCCTGTCTGCCCCAGCTTCAGTTGATTCCTTCCACCCATGTATTTTGCTTCCCGTCCAGCATCTACACTGTATCATGGATTGGTGAAACATGAGAAGTAAATAATTGGGTATTGCATCAGTCTGAATTTCATGAAATCTCCCCGGCGTCCGGGTCGCTATTTGAGCGTCACTTACTCCGCTTGCTAGTTTGGTGTTTTAGCAGCAGAAAGAAAGTTCGTTAGCACACCACTAATATCAGTGGCGGTGGATCCTAGTAACACGCGAgttaaaaaaagaagagaaaaggagACGGCACATACACCTGACACGTTTCATTCG
Protein-coding sequences here:
- the LOC125511274 gene encoding cyclin-B1-2-like — its product is MSSLMTKKEIGQTHDVLRFGVNDSVRADIAPAHPVQATIHKETKFWDEKKRFGTEAIYGSAFNIRKDLDAQILSRFQRPPGALPSSMLGYEAMTGSLDDFGFEDYLNLPQDSDSLRIPDMHHGMEVRLGLSKGPVCPSFS